In one Candidatus Rokuibacteriota bacterium genomic region, the following are encoded:
- a CDS encoding GspH/FimT family pseudopilin — MPVFCTQGAPRPTGRLATRRSGLRLGSSRGFTLIELIVVIAVIGIISVTAVPMFLSFLQAQQTRGAAQQVVTLLNQARQLAITRNTSYQVQVDTTNNRLRFVRTSDSTAYVGAGTDANGYMTLANETKLTSVTANPVFTALGAASTAGTITVQNAQGTSSLSVAVSLSGRIKIQ; from the coding sequence ATGCCGGTCTTCTGCACCCAGGGGGCTCCCCGTCCGACCGGACGGCTCGCGACGCGCCGTTCCGGCCTTCGGCTCGGGAGCTCGCGGGGGTTCACCCTCATCGAGCTGATCGTGGTGATCGCCGTCATCGGGATCATCAGCGTGACCGCCGTCCCCATGTTCCTCAGCTTCCTCCAGGCCCAGCAGACGCGCGGGGCCGCCCAGCAGGTCGTCACGCTGCTGAACCAGGCCCGCCAGCTCGCCATCACGCGGAACACCTCCTACCAGGTGCAGGTGGACACTACCAACAACCGGCTGCGCTTCGTCAGAACCTCGGACAGTACGGCCTATGTCGGGGCGGGAACCGACGCAAACGGCTACATGACACTCGCCAACGAAACCAAGCTCACGAGCGTCACGGCCAACCCGGTGTTCACCGCGCTCGGCGCGGCGAGTACGGCTGGAACCATCACTGTGCAGAACGCCCAGGGGACCTCGTCCCTGAGCGTGGCCGTTAGCTTGTCGGGGCGGATCAAGATCCAATAG
- a CDS encoding prepilin-type N-terminal cleavage/methylation domain-containing protein, whose product MESWRDKRGLTLAELLVAVAVVGLLLAGALAIHTSGLQTYIAGATRVEAQQNARFALSRIARDIKTASQVLTAPLSPSDLQFSGLDAVGNAVTIRYRLVGSALERTEGVNPVETLIGGVKSLSFAYRDSTDAVTTTASAVRRVDVTLRTQSEQAEQASLPEAALSELTTTVRLRNAP is encoded by the coding sequence ATGGAGAGCTGGCGGGACAAGCGAGGCCTGACGCTGGCCGAGCTTTTGGTGGCGGTCGCCGTCGTGGGGCTCCTCCTGGCCGGCGCCCTCGCCATCCATACGAGCGGGCTCCAGACCTACATCGCCGGGGCGACCCGGGTCGAGGCGCAGCAGAACGCCCGCTTCGCGCTGAGCCGGATCGCCCGCGACATCAAGACCGCCTCCCAGGTCCTGACCGCCCCGCTGAGCCCGAGCGACCTCCAGTTCTCCGGCCTCGACGCCGTCGGCAACGCCGTGACGATCAGGTACCGGCTCGTGGGGTCCGCCCTGGAGCGGACCGAGGGCGTGAATCCCGTGGAGACCCTGATCGGCGGCGTGAAGTCCCTCAGCTTCGCCTACCGGGACTCGACGGATGCCGTCACCACCACTGCCTCCGCGGTTCGACGAGTCGATGTCACGCTGAGAACCCAGAGCGAACAGGCGGAGCAGGCGAGCCTTCCCGAGGCTGCCCTGTCCGAGCTCACGACGACGGTAAGGCTGCGAAATGCGCCCTGA
- a CDS encoding tetratricopeptide repeat protein — YLVWGMNPFGYHLTNLLLHAANAALFFLLALRLLRLGTTAVMEPHLRLGAAAAALFFALHPLRVESVAWVTERRDVLSGLFFLLALLTYLRAVEAQATRRRWLAGSIALYALALLAKSSVMTLPFVLVLLDFYPLRRLAGRWRDWIARPAWPLWAEKIPYLLLAIAGALIALYVKRFELTPFDAYPLSTRVPVALYSLWFYVWKTLLPLGLAPMYMLPARVNPLDLPFVVSTVAVTGITAALLLLRRTWPAGLAVWAYYGIILAPALGIVHAGHQITNDRYSYLACLGWALLAGAAVCVVLSARQSGALGRWWARAAAGAAVVWLVGFAALTWQQIQVWRDTDTLWRHTLEFEPECAVCHSQLGVVLYNQGIALSNQSHLELALEYFHRALALRPDYVGFHHNLALALTGLGRLPEAIENFRRVIEKYPDKAYARNNLAVALIRQGRLQEAVEQLRYAARLAPDNHEVYSNLGTALTEAGKPEEALAHYRHAIELKPDAPQPRFGLAHAQLLLGNPASAQEQYEVLKRLDTRLASMLSPLVNR; from the coding sequence TACCTCGTGTGGGGGATGAACCCCTTCGGCTACCACCTCACCAACCTCCTCCTCCACGCCGCCAACGCCGCGCTCTTCTTCCTCCTCGCCCTCCGCCTGCTCCGCCTCGGCACCACCGCCGTCATGGAGCCCCACCTCCGCCTCGGCGCCGCCGCCGCCGCCCTCTTCTTCGCCCTCCACCCCCTGCGCGTCGAGTCCGTGGCCTGGGTCACCGAGCGCCGCGATGTCCTCTCCGGCCTCTTCTTCCTCCTCGCCCTGCTGACCTACCTGAGAGCTGTGGAGGCCCAGGCCACGCGCCGCCGGTGGCTGGCCGGCTCCATCGCCCTCTACGCCCTGGCGCTCCTGGCCAAGTCCAGCGTGATGACGCTCCCCTTCGTCCTGGTCCTCCTCGACTTCTACCCGCTGCGCCGGCTCGCTGGGCGGTGGCGGGACTGGATCGCCCGCCCGGCGTGGCCACTCTGGGCCGAGAAGATCCCGTATCTCCTCCTGGCCATCGCAGGAGCGCTCATCGCGCTCTACGTGAAGCGCTTCGAGCTCACTCCGTTCGACGCATATCCGCTCTCGACCCGTGTGCCTGTGGCGCTCTACAGTCTCTGGTTCTACGTCTGGAAGACCCTGCTCCCGCTCGGGCTCGCGCCCATGTACATGCTGCCAGCTCGGGTGAACCCCCTGGACCTGCCCTTCGTCGTGAGCACGGTCGCGGTGACCGGCATCACTGCCGCGCTCCTCCTGCTCCGGAGAACGTGGCCGGCAGGCCTCGCCGTCTGGGCCTACTACGGGATCATCCTGGCCCCGGCGCTCGGCATCGTCCACGCCGGACACCAGATCACGAACGACCGGTACAGCTACCTCGCCTGCCTCGGCTGGGCGCTCCTCGCAGGCGCCGCCGTATGCGTGGTTCTCAGCGCCCGCCAGAGCGGAGCCCTGGGGCGCTGGTGGGCCCGCGCTGCGGCAGGGGCAGCGGTGGTCTGGCTCGTCGGTTTCGCCGCCCTCACCTGGCAACAGATCCAGGTGTGGCGAGACACGGACACGCTGTGGCGGCACACCCTCGAGTTCGAGCCGGAGTGCGCCGTCTGCCACTCGCAGCTCGGCGTCGTCCTCTACAACCAGGGCATCGCCCTGTCCAACCAGAGCCACCTGGAGCTGGCGCTCGAGTATTTCCATCGAGCGCTCGCCCTGAGGCCGGACTACGTCGGATTCCATCACAACCTCGCCCTCGCGCTCACGGGCCTCGGGCGGCTGCCGGAGGCCATCGAGAACTTCCGGCGGGTGATCGAAAAGTACCCCGACAAGGCCTACGCGCGAAACAACCTGGCCGTGGCACTCATCAGGCAAGGAAGACTCCAGGAGGCCGTCGAGCAGCTCAGGTACGCAGCCCGGCTCGCCCCTGACAACCACGAGGTTTACTCGAACCTCGGGACAGCGCTGACCGAAGCCGGCAAGCCCGAGGAGGCCCTCGCGCATTACCGTCACGCGATCGAGCTGAAGCCCGACGCCCCCCAGCCCCGCTTCGGGCTGGCCCACGCCCAACTACTTCTCGGGAACCCCGCCTCGGCTCAGGAGCAGTACGAGGTCCTCAAGCGACTCGACACCCGCCTGGCGAGCATGCTCTCGCCGCTGGTGAATCGCTGA
- a CDS encoding prepilin peptidase: MITLAAVLLGAVVGSFLNVVITRLPRGESLIRPASHCPRCGHPIRWHDNVPILSFIWLRGRCRDCRAPIPWRYPAVEAATAGLFGVTAWRIGLQVDLIPTWLFLGALVAITGIDIEYQLIPDRITLPGIVLGVLVNLVTGHVTLAQSLLGILVGGGTFFVVIVVSRGGMGGGDMKLGAMIGAFLGWKLVILTIFFSVFLGGGIATVLLVSGIRRRKDPVPFGPFLAIGSTVALFWGNEVLRWYLRGFGN, encoded by the coding sequence GTGATCACGCTCGCGGCGGTACTCCTCGGCGCCGTGGTGGGAAGCTTCCTGAACGTGGTGATCACGCGCCTACCGCGAGGCGAGAGCCTCATCAGGCCGGCGTCGCACTGTCCGCGCTGTGGGCACCCGATCCGCTGGCACGACAACGTCCCGATCCTGAGCTTCATCTGGCTCAGGGGGCGGTGCCGCGACTGCCGCGCCCCCATCCCCTGGCGCTACCCCGCCGTCGAGGCCGCCACGGCCGGGCTCTTCGGCGTCACCGCCTGGCGAATCGGCCTACAGGTTGATCTCATTCCGACGTGGCTCTTCCTCGGAGCGCTGGTCGCAATTACAGGCATCGACATCGAGTACCAGCTCATTCCCGACCGGATCACGCTGCCCGGAATCGTCCTGGGAGTCCTGGTCAATCTCGTCACTGGTCATGTCACTCTGGCACAGTCCCTCCTCGGAATTTTGGTCGGCGGAGGTACATTTTTTGTGGTTATCGTCGTCAGCAGGGGTGGAATGGGAGGGGGGGACATGAAGCTCGGAGCAATGATCGGCGCCTTCCTCGGCTGGAAGCTCGTAATTTTAACGATATTTTTCTCGGTTTTCCTAGGGGGTGGAATCGCAACGGTTTTGCTCGTTTCCGGGATACGGCGAAGAAAAGATCCCGTGCCATTTGGTCCATTCCTTGCAATTGGTTCGACGGTAGCTCTCTTCTGGGGGAATGAGGTTCTTCGGTGGTACCTCAGGGGGTTCGGAAACTAG